Below is a genomic region from Ascaphus truei isolate aAscTru1 chromosome 5, aAscTru1.hap1, whole genome shotgun sequence.
CGTCATTATGCAGAATACCGTGGCGAACACGTGATTAAAATAGGAAGCTAAAATgccaatattgtatgtatgtatttcatTGCATGGTTTACACGATAGATTAAATTAAACTGCAATATTTCTATTCTTTCTGTAGAAATGCATTTAAATGTACTAAATGCAGCAaagggaagaaaaaaagaaagaaaaaaaacctgcaaaTTCTGGACAGCAGctgcccttaaaaaaaaaaaaaaaaaaaaaaagacataggaACAATCACCAGTGCAATACTCTTGAATTTTCAAAGGTGTTTTTACAAAAGCAGGCCGTACAATATTCAATTTTATACAATGTTCCTAAAGTTCCTGAAATACATGGTTTGTAGCAGGTTCATAATTTCTCGTATGCTGATGTCCGTCTTCACTGGTCCTCCCCAAAGATGTCACTCTTCTTGCGCTTCATCTCCTCGAAGTCGAACTCCGAGCCCATCATTCTCTTGTAGATGTCCTTGATGTCGTTGCAGGTGGTTTCAAAGTGGGTGGTGGGATCGTACGTGCGCGAAATAAAGATCTAGAGAGCAGGCGACAGGCGGTTAAGTCACTGGCACAACAAAACGTACATCAGGCCTGTTGTGTGTGGTACTGCTAAGTGGTGCGGAGTAGCAACGGCTTGAATAGACCAGAAGGTGCCATAGTGCTAAGCAACAATGCCTTATAATACTGACACATATAGAACTAGCTTAGTGTGTGGTATTGATGCTATCGTGCACAAACTGGtgcagaaaatgaacaatgttgcACTGAAAAACCACAAACTTACTGGCAGATAAActgaacacacaaaaaaatacatgtaaaacttaaataaataaaaacattcttGCAGTCTCACTGCCAAAAAACAGCACACAGCCCGAAGCGTGCATCACTGTATTGCTTTTCAAGGGAAGTGAAGCCGACAGTGACTTTGTGGTTGGAGTTCATTGTATCTGTGCCACCTACTCACTCAGCATCTGTGCAAGTAGCCGACATTTATTGCCTTACACTCAAGACGCAACTTCCGGCTTcattatttattataaattacactggcgacacactttattcgagctcggctagtcccacgaattcgggtatacccgggtgtattgaggtttgtgactgttttctgcccgagtgcattgagttattttccaggcaggaattgaagcattttattcccgctggctgcaatactgcacagtatatatatatatactgcattacaattcatgaatttatgccatctggtagacacgcgaagcattgcagcctattaaatcctaatcattatcatttaacagatcagccgcccatcagccaggcatgaacccaggctgggaaggcaaacgcaacggggcttgtcagaggtgaggagcggcgcattccaggtatctgccaggtacatactgggtatttgctcgaataaagtgtgtcgcagcagtagcagTCATTGAAATGGGCACTCAGAAGCTTCCAAGGGAGTATTTCTGGCTGCACCTGGTACTCAAACTGGGCACTATAAAAACAGCCCCctccagggggaggggggtgggaagagaaagcagggggtctcgggagcttaACCACATTAACTGCTGCTTCAACCCCATGGTTGATAGAGGGCGTTCCAACATAAAGCAAATGAATGAACTAAATGTTACTATATGGACCATATTTATGATAAGAAAAACACCCAAAAATATATAGACTAACTAAATAATGTGTCAtactggatgtgcattggggcttttgTTTACGGTGTATACCTGAGGTCACGTTCCAGTAGCACTCCAAGTGACACAAAATGTATATAATAGTGTGgctctgggttttgagcttgctaagattgtgtgCCCAATTGTTCCAACATAAAGCAATGCGTTGCAAGGCAGCGCAGGCGTCTGCATGGTGAGCCACTGATCCCCCAACACAAGGGGTTAGAAATACAGTGATTTAAATCATGCATTGCAGGGAATTCTAATCCTAAATACTGCAAATCTACAGCCAGCAATTCTGACAGATGTCACcaactcatggcgagtacagcgCCAGGGTGCTGCAGCTCAAAAGGGCCACACATTGTAACTCTTCCATAAAgccgattgtgtgtgtgtcaccgctgCATTAGAAACAGGTCAGTGGGATCATTGTATGTGATGCATTTACTCCCCCCCCTATGCTTTGGTCTAAAACAGGAGTAGCCAACTCTAGTgctcaaggcccaccaacaggccaggttagggatatcccggcttcgtcacaggtggctcaatcaacgaccgagccacctgtactgaagctggaatatcctgaaaacctgacctgttggcggcccttgagaacgggagttggccagtcctggtTTAAAATGCAATCCATGAGCCTTGCTCTGGCATATTGATACCCAGCAAACGTATTACAGCCTGAAGATTTGCAGGTACAAACAGAACTACAATACAAAGCATTGCCCACTCTCAAAGTATAAAGAAAACACTGAGGACATCATTTTCTCATACTGACCTGGCTTTCGGTTCCCAAATCAGTTGGACCGTACATGTCACTAATGCTAACAAACCTGAgagagaaataataataaaaaaggcaATTTTACTTACTTAGCTTTGTTGCTACATAAGATACCACCTATTCAGGCTAAACTCTTATATAATGGCAGACAATGCACAGTGGATCTTGCACTGACCTACTGACAATTACAAATATACACTTACATTAAATGTCATTCAATTACAAAGCGGTATAAAAATACTATGcattagaacaggggtgggcaactcgagtccaagggccaccaacaggttaagttttcaggatatccctgcttcagcacaggtagctcaattagaggctcagtcttcaaccatgtcatctgtactgaagcagggatagccttaaaacctgacatgttggtggctcttgaggactgcagttgcccgcCCCTGCTTTAGAATAACCTAAAATAGAGGGCGAGAGAAAGGGTGCCGAGGAGATGCTTTTTACTCTGCTGAAGGCTTCAGGACATGAAAGTGGTGTTCATGACACTTACTAAATATGTGCTTTTTATTCTGCATAGAATAGTTATTTTCAtgcaataataatagtttgtGTTACACAATGTTATCCTTTTCTGCAGGACAGTGCTGAATTAAATATTTAGGACAAGGAGGATtgcccccgtcccccccatatACGAAGGAAGATATGATGCAGTAAAAGGGTTTCCGGTACATGCACACGTATACCGGTGTAACGAAGCATTACATTTGCTTGCGTTAGTCCTTGTGTGATGATCATACAGGCTCCCCACAACCATCGAGGTATTTGCCAAATCGGATACTCGGACTCCAAATCTCCATGAATTTGGGAAAAAGTGGGAAAACTTACTTCTGCTCAATGGGCTCCAGGAGGTCCAAGGCTGGCCGGATCTCTCGCTCTGGGTCATTCGTTTCCACAGTAGTGCTGATAATAGCAATGTACTTTCCTTGCGCGGCCACATTGTGAGCATATGAAATCATGCACACGTAGATGTCTTgtgggttaaaaaataaataagtaagcaacacaaaaaaaaggTGGAGAAACGAGACAATAGATGCATGTAAACCAAATATTTCAATTACACCTTCTGATATTTACAACAAACCCTCTCTGAATCCCTTCACTGGCCCTTCAAGCAGCAAGCCGGTAGGATAgaaaattacaatttacagatgtagctgccTGTTCTCTACCACATCACAGGAAAAAAACGTGGCCAATTCCCTTAAAACGCTTCACGATGGCCCAccgcaggctgtaatggcccaccaccgcaggctgtaatggcccaccaccgcaggctgtaatggcccaccaccgcaggctgtaatggcccatcgccGGCTGTAATGGCCCACAGCCGGCTGTAATGGCCCACCGCatgaacacagcagggatcccttcgtttgaatgggactcgcgctgtgtgaatcctatcttgttccacctgtctgtaagagacacgcagtaagagtgaccgaatcagtcactctacccgCGCGCCTCTAACAGCCGATcgcagggcttttattttattaatacagtattgtagcagggggtctccggagctgaaccgcattgatttcaggtccggggaccccctgcttcctgagttacaggccccgttatggggtgccggcattCCGGCGGCCAAGTTTAAATTCTTCCgagtcacggcccacgtgatcgggGGATATAAataaaccagagggataccggcacctcatgcAATACAGTACtgcattattaaaataaaagccccgtgatcgcctgttagaggcgcgcaggtagagtgactgattcagtctctctcttactgcgcgtctcttacagacaggtgaagccaggtaggattcacacagcagggacccccgctatgttaatctgatgggccattagtctggccgcTGGAGTCTCGCGGCGCGCTAGTGGTTGCCGTGCAAAACACGCGTGCCAAGCAATAGAGAACAGGTAGCTACATCTGCACAAGATAAAGGCTTCGAGGAAGTATTAGCTAAAAGAAGAGTTGAAGGAGTTCCTCAGTGAGGGACCGACTGATAACCAACCGGGAATTTGAAGCAGCGTTTCTGGTACAATTCCCgatgtcgactccttgtgactttgggtcaagtcactttatctcccagtcCCCCAGGCACCAGAAACAGATTGCGAGCTCATGTGGGCAGGTGCTCTGTCTGTAAAAATCCCATGCACCCCGCTGCTTACCACGCACTATAAcgtaactgtgaagcgctttgagtcccattggaagaaaagcgctatatgaaataaagttattattaaaagATAAAATGATATAAATTGCCAATAGTTTTGTTCTGTGCCGACAATGTGCACTGAATTTTAGAAACAAATATTCTGTCTCTAAGAGCTTACAATGAAATGTATACGAAGCATGGGAAGGCGaactgacttgcccaaggtcatgaAGAGAAAGAACAAGGACAATGGCATTTGAACCATTTTCACCTACATCAAAGCCTTCTGAGATACTCGTTCAACCCTTTACACACATCACGTACGTGACTAGGTTGtgactgaaatgaaaaaaaggtgTTAACATGGTTTGAACCTCACCAGATTTCCTGTTGACCTGATTTTGGGGAATGATGATCTGACACGAGTTGGCATCATTTGTGTTCTTTATAGGGTGACTCATAATACAAATGACACGAATAACCTGCCCCACTTTGGTGACGCAATTGGGGATGTAGCTAGGGTCGCAGAGCAGCTGCTTGCACCGGGCAACCTGCAAACAAAAACACATTGAAACGAGGACGGCTCAAAAATCGGCAGCTTTTCTGAAACTTATGGTTACAGCTAGAATAAAAATCAGAATAATATGTACAACCTGCTGTTTACCCAGCAATTTATAAACAATATTTCAGGCACAATTCTCTGGCCTGTTGAAAGCTTTTGTAAATACCCTTGCAATTATTCTTTTATTGACTTTCCCAAGTTGACAGTGGTAACATTACTTGTGCCCACTCTTCATACTCCAACCTCTGTTTCCATCCAGTGTATTTGCAGAAAAAATGCTAGAACCACAGAGGTTAATATCGCCTGAACTTGGTGCATCTCTTATTGCAAAAGACAACACTAAACTTTTGCACTTTAAGGTTTATGTCATGTATCAGTATATTCTTATTTTACACTTAAATGCCATGTTTGCAAGTGTTTTTACGCCTATGTTCTAGATCTCATTTTAAAACAGCATGGTTTTTAATAACTACTGGCCAAAAAGTGTATAGGTCTTGCAGTAGGATTTatgtacagggggggggagaaagagagaggagggagaaatagGTAAGCTGTACCTCTCCTTCAGATTTTACACCGACAATTTTGCCATTCTCCATCACAAGCTCCTCTATCGGCTTGTTCAGCATGTAAGTTCCTCCATAAATGGCACTTAGTCTGCAAAACAAAAACAATGCAACAATCAGTACTCTGCTGATGTTTAAAACAATGTAACACTGAACCCCAAGGAAACAGTGATGGTAAAGAATCCCGGTGATATTGAGTTAGAATGGCATATAGTGTTAACCCTCGAAACAAGGCTGGGTACAGATCTACATTGCTCAAGGTCAGGAGGAATGAGGATGAACTTGGAACTGTACATTTACTTCATGCAAAAAGGACTTTGAAACAGGTTAACAGTCCCAGCTGAAATCCAGTGAGTCgttttttgacacacacacaacaaaaaaatCTCCTGCAACTACTTCCCTAGTCTCACTAAGCAACATATACTGGATCTGCAATATAGTGAAAGCACTCTGGCAGTAACACCTTATTTAGACTCAGAGGCATGACTAAAGAAAAAAAGCAATACATCTCACAATACATATTGCTTTTGTCAGGGATAATAAATACAGGAGGTAAGATACCTGCAGAGATCAGTTGCAATAATTcaatataaaacatttttaaatccACCCCTGTTAATGTACAGACAGTTGTAAGAAGTCCGACAGCACACCGCGAGTACACACGCTGTAACGGTCTTACCTTGCAAACCCCTGTGGCAGTTCTCCAAGGCCGTAGAGTGGATACAAGTAAGGGCTTTTGCCATATCTAGCGAGGGACTCGCTGTAAAGCTTAATCCTGTTGATGGACTCAAGGCAGGGCTGGTCCAAATACCTAGTAAGAAAATACATATAGCCTTACACAGGAGAATTACGTAGACTTATAGCTGTAAGAACGTAAATGCTGCTGCAGAACACAAGGTGTATTCTATTGTGGTTCAAGATAAACGTTCAACCAAAACCCAAAACGTTAACCAATGGAAACATCTTAAtagaataaaattaaataatgggATGCCTCAACATAACCAGATAAGTATTTTTAATTTCGTTTATGAGAATGTTCCTTTATTTTACTTCACAACAGAAAATCTGAATGGGAATGTGATGGTCAGCCTGGTTTGCTCCACCCTAATAAAAGGATTCATCTGTGCATTTCCTTACTGTATAAGCCACAGGCCGATCCAGCGTTTTCAAGCCTCAGGGCCCGTAGGCAGACCAACTATATTTGAATTGACAATATATATCCTATGCATATGGAAATCGTGTGTGCTCACCTGTTTGTGCCATTATTATACCTAAAACCCTGCGGAGGATGGTGGTAAGGAATTACTTATTCTTGTAGTCCCTCCAATCCAGTAAAATCAAATGGGAAATTAGACCCCGCCCAGTTGGGGGTAGGACAAAACTTTCAGCCTATGCAAAGAAATGCAATGCACAAGGCTTACAGCCTAGCACACTGGCAGCGCAATAATGATTCTGAGAGATAATTGGCCTTTATAAGAGAGCCTCGTTTAACAGGAGGCGGCTACACCTGAGGTCAGACAAAGCAACAGAACCTTGGAAGCATGGTGACCTGTGTTACTCACTCGTCGGTTCTGTAGAGTGCCAGCGCATGACCCGTGAAATCGATGACATCCTGGCCCAAGTCAAATTTCTTGTATACTTCCCGCATAGTGGTTTTCTTCGGGTCGACCGATTCCAGGGTTTTGGAATCGTTTTCATCAAAACCGGAAACGTAGCCCAGGAATTTCCTAAACCGACGCTTCTCGAATAAGCCCATCAGACCTTGTTTTACAAAAAGAGAGGCGTGAAATGAGTCACTGGGTTTCTACAAATGCAATTAACCCCCtgatttaataaatcagttctgtactttgagaaaatacttgtagcatttaaatttttttttttttttaaagaaatgtagAAGATTTGCCTTGCATCATTTCCTTCACAGTACTTGCAATCAGACCGTAGTTAAGGGGTTAATGCGCAGCTTTCCTGCACTGTCTCAGGCGTCTGTCTCCTCATCACTTGTTTGCCTGACAGTTTCCTCTTTTTTAAAAGGCCCGCTGGCCACAGGCTGCACCTATGACGAAAGTGACGCCATGCAGCGTCGCGCTTCAATCACACCACGTGGCCGCCATCTTGTTGCAGGAGAGCTCTAGACTTGCTAGGCAGAGTCTGCGGGTGACTATGCTGGACAACCCCCCCTCCTGTTGGTTGGCTGCAGCACTCGCGGTCTGCTCAATTGCGAGGGGATCCGGGGGACACTGGCTGACTAGTTCACCAGACCGGTAAGTAACTTTGCCATCCTGCTAAGGAGGACCGGCCCCACTGTGTGAGCTGGCTCTTTTTCCGATCAGAAGGTAGCCCCAGGTAACTCACCCCTTCAGCAGTTACCTGTGGCAAGAGACCCGCAAGGGAGCctcataaaaaatacaattactTTGCTGTTTGTGCAAGCTCCTACCGCCACCATAAACACGGCTATAACTCGCCCCCTATGTAATAAAGGTTTGTAAACACTTATTTAGCCAATGCCGATATCATTTGTACCAAACTACTTGCTTACAGCAGCATTTTcctgcccaaatttttttttaggGTCAGGTTTTCTGAATATCAAAGTAAAGATTCCCGTACGAGCAGCGAAAGCGCAGTGTATGCGTGTCCTCCACTTATACCATTACCTTTTCAGTTTCACTTGCATAATGAAACGGCATTTAAAATATAAACCTGTAGTACAGGTCCTTTTACTAAAGGATTGAAACGTCGTTTCCTCAAAGCACTTTACTTGATTTCCCacagaaaaaatgaaaaattgtCCACTAAGACCAAGAGACTCACTTGATGCCAGAGCTTCTGCCTCGGTGGAAGGAACCTTGTAAATCTTTCCTCCCTTGTAGACAAAACTTCCCTCGATCACTTTGAAGTCCAGATAGCGAGTAACTTCTGTGTAGAGCAGCATCTTCACCAACTGACCTAAAACGCAGAGGAATTTAACAGGCCGCAAAGGCAGAGAGGAAAGAGCCAACACAAATAAAATACCATTATAATTTCAATTACAATCAATTCCATGTAATACTCCTAAGCAGTCCCTTGCGTGGAGCGCAGAGCTGGATCACAATAACAAAACACAACTTTGGAGCGTTAACTTAAACAAGACACCAGAACCCCAAGCCCCAGGAAATACACAAACTTACCATTAGCCATAAGGAATTTAGGAATGAGATCCACATTCCAATCTCTTCCCCGTCCCATACTCTCTGGGGGAGATCCAGGGATGTTAAACCTTTTGTACAACTGCAAATAATGCAAATGTAAATTaaagtgtgtacacacacacacacacacacacacacacacagagatttaaATAACATATTACTCGGCCTGGTAACTAATGAAAATGAGCTAACTACCAGACATTGTGCAAAGATTAGAAAAACAGGTTTGTTAGGCTGGTCCCTGACCACTAGATCGCAAGCGTTTGGAAATGTCCATGGCTTACATCTTCCAGAGGTGTAATGGAAGCACTTTCTCCGCCGTAGTAAGAGTTGCGATCCATATGCAGCACCTTCTTGCCATTCACCGACATGATTC
It encodes:
- the GDI2 gene encoding rab GDP dissociation inhibitor beta, which codes for MNEEYDVIVLGTGLTECILSGIMSVNGKKVLHMDRNSYYGGESASITPLEDLYKRFNIPGSPPESMGRGRDWNVDLIPKFLMANGQLVKMLLYTEVTRYLDFKVIEGSFVYKGGKIYKVPSTEAEALASSLMGLFEKRRFRKFLGYVSGFDENDSKTLESVDPKKTTMREVYKKFDLGQDVIDFTGHALALYRTDEYLDQPCLESINRIKLYSESLARYGKSPYLYPLYGLGELPQGFARLSAIYGGTYMLNKPIEELVMENGKIVGVKSEGEVARCKQLLCDPSYIPNCVTKVGQVIRVICIMSHPIKNTNDANSCQIIIPQNQVNRKSDIYVCMISYAHNVAAQGKYIAIISTTVETNDPEREIRPALDLLEPIEQKFVSISDMYGPTDLGTESQIFISRTYDPTTHFETTCNDIKDIYKRMMGSEFDFEEMKRKKSDIFGEDQ